The Pseudomonas nunensis genome includes the window CAAGCAGGCAGGCAACAGCCAATAAACGAGGGGCAACCATAATGCTGAGCGTCCTTGCGGCAAAATCCGGGCGGCAAGTCTAACGGCAAACGGTGCGGGCGGCGACTTGTCGATCTACGGCACGGCCAATCGACTACAGACTGACTACGCTGATAATCCAGCGTGATAACCCGTAGAGGAGAACCGCCATGCAACGCGTGCAAAAACTCACACCCTGCCTGTGGTTCGACGATCAGGCTGAAGCGGCTGCCAAATTCTATTGCTCGATCTTCGATCACTCGAAAATCACCGCCATCACCCATTACGGCAAGGCCGGTTTCGAGTTTCATGGACGCCCGGAAGGCTCGGTATTGACCGTAAGTTTCGAACTCGACGGCCAAAGCTTCACTGGGCTCAACGGTGGCCCGGTGTTCACGTTCAACGAAGCGGTGTCGTTCCAGGTCAATTGCTACACGCAAGTCGAGATCGACCATTTCTGGGGCGCGTTGTCCGCTGTTCCCGAAGCAGAACAATGTGGCTGGGTGAAGGACAAGTTCGGGGTGTCGTGGCAGATCGTGCCGGTGGCGCTGACGGAAATGCTCAAGGACCCTGACACGGTCAAATCCCAACGGGCCATGCAGGCGATGATGCAGATGAAAAAACTCGACATCGCCGAACTGCAGCGCGCCTTTCATGGCGAGAGCTAATACACTCGTGCGCTGACCTGCGAGGACGCCGATGATGAAGCACACCGTGGCCAAAGATGCCGACAAAGCCCCACGCTTCTGGCGCGACGACGCCCTGCCCTTCATCGAGGCCCGGGCCATCGCCGACGGGCGCGAGGTCTGCTATGCCCGGCACTCCCACGCGCACTTTTCCATCGGCGCGATCACCGCCGGGTGCAGCACGTACGTTCACGAGCAATCGGAATTTACGGTGAGCGCCGGCACCGTGGTGCTGATGAATCCGGGCGATGTCCACGCCTGCAATCCCATCGACGACCAGCCCTGGTCGTACCTGATGCTCTACGTCGAGACGCCATGGCTGACCGACTTGCAGCATCAATTGGGGTTCAGCCAGGACCAGGCATTCCGGCGGTTTTCCATCACCCATTTGCGCGACGCCAGTCTGTTTACTGGTCTGAAAGATTTGTACGCGGTGTTGATCGACACAGAGCAAGACGTGCTGCGCAAACACAGCGCGGCGGTGGAGTTTTTCACCGACGTGCAACAACGACTCAACCCCATCGATCAGCCGCTGCGCGAGCCCAACTTCAAACTGGAACGTGCCGCCGAGTACATCCGCGACAACTGCAGGCAGTTGCTCAAGTTGGAAGACATCTGCGAGGCGGCGCAGTTGTCGCCGTCCTACCTGATTCGCGCGTTCAAGCAGCATTTCGGCATGACGCCCCACGCCTTCCTGGTCAACCAGCGCATCCAGTTTGCCCGGGAGCGTCTGCGCAGCGGCCGGCTGATCGCCGATGTGGCGCTGGAAGCCGGGTTTGCCGATCAGGCGCACTTTCAGCGGGCGTTTAAACAGCATCTGGCGGCGACACCGGGGCAGTATCGGGGGTAAGTGGTCTTCCCTGTCCAACACCGTTAAACACAAGTAGCAACAACAGCAACTATTAACTTCGCCCCCACAACACAACGTCGGCGACGTGTTTTCACATACTGTCATAGACCCACAACCACGAATTTGTGCGTACTCCCTTACTCTAAAAACAACAGCCACATCACTAGAAGAGGGAACTTCAGTATGTATAACGCCAGCAACGAACTTCAGCGGCAAGTTGTAACCGAAACACTTGCGAACCTTATCGGCGACGCGTTCGTCCACAAAACCCTCGAATGGCCGTGGGATCGCCTGGCCGTTAGCAGCGTGACGGGCTCGACCTTCGACCAGGCCCACCGCCCGGCGTCGGTTTATCTCGCGCGCCTGATCCGTCATCCCGAGTTCTTGAAACTTCGGGCGGAACGATCCATTCGGGAAAACGACACGTTCCATGTCGACAAAAACGGGCGTATTTACCACGCCCATGAAAACTCGAGTTCCGGTGGGCGTCCGGGCAACCCGCCGACTTACGTCACCAATCATTACTTTTCGCGCACCGACATTACCCGCCATGTCGCCAGCATCACCGCGCTTCAGGAAGACCTGGAACTGCTGACGAAAATGGCCGGCACTACCGCCGGATTCGTTACATCCAATGGCCGTATTACCATCGGTCAATGGCTGCAATTCCACGGTCTGAAACTGCCGACCAGCGAACAGGACATCCAGGCGCTGATCGACTTGCTCAACTTCGCAACGCTGCCCTCCAGCCCGACGTTCGAGAATTACTGGCAGTTACTGGACACGCCCGACGATTCGCCCTTCAGGCTCACGGAGCAAAACCGCGCCATCATTGGCCGAGTGAACCAGGCACTGAAAGTCGAGGAAGCTCCTCTGGTCGAGCAATTTGGCGCCTGGCTGATGCTGGAAAACGCCGGCTCGGAAAAACTGCCGACCAGCCATGACTATCGATTACAAAGGCTGATCGACAT containing:
- a CDS encoding VOC family protein; amino-acid sequence: MQRVQKLTPCLWFDDQAEAAAKFYCSIFDHSKITAITHYGKAGFEFHGRPEGSVLTVSFELDGQSFTGLNGGPVFTFNEAVSFQVNCYTQVEIDHFWGALSAVPEAEQCGWVKDKFGVSWQIVPVALTEMLKDPDTVKSQRAMQAMMQMKKLDIAELQRAFHGES
- a CDS encoding AraC family transcriptional regulator, with product MKHTVAKDADKAPRFWRDDALPFIEARAIADGREVCYARHSHAHFSIGAITAGCSTYVHEQSEFTVSAGTVVLMNPGDVHACNPIDDQPWSYLMLYVETPWLTDLQHQLGFSQDQAFRRFSITHLRDASLFTGLKDLYAVLIDTEQDVLRKHSAAVEFFTDVQQRLNPIDQPLREPNFKLERAAEYIRDNCRQLLKLEDICEAAQLSPSYLIRAFKQHFGMTPHAFLVNQRIQFARERLRSGRLIADVALEAGFADQAHFQRAFKQHLAATPGQYRG